A genomic stretch from bacterium includes:
- a CDS encoding HEPN domain-containing protein, with translation MFHSLKALFTAEEIESEKRSFIISEFGFRFINQRREFDRQYGRNLNKVFEYREMCDYKTMFEADETISKFCKDSDKEFVDEIERYLRSVSWLEE, from the coding sequence ATGTTTCATAGTCTAAAGGCTCTTTTCACAGCCGAAGAAATAGAAAGCGAAAAGCGCTCCTTTATCATTTCAGAGTTCGGATTTCGATTTATTAACCAAAGGAGAGAATTTGACAGGCAATATGGAAGAAATCTAAACAAGGTTTTTGAATACAGAGAGATGTGCGATTATAAAACAATGTTTGAAGCCGATGAGACAATAAGTAAGTTCTGTAAGGATAGCGATAAAGAATTCGTTGATGAGATAGAAAGATATTTGAGATCAGTAAGCTGGCTGGAAGAGTAG
- a CDS encoding glycosyltransferase family 2 protein — MEKREKGLTIIIPCLNEEKTIEYCVTQGLGALAKYKIPGEVLVVDNGSVDRSAEIAEKAGARVIKETEKGYGSAYYSGIRHAKFDHCLKADADGSYDFYEINLFWDKLQEGKWDIILGSRFKGKIMPGAMPFSHKYFGTPALTMLINLIYKSKLSDINSGMRAYRTQTMLDLNLKCKGMEFASEMLVKALKKGLKILEVPITLHKDRREGRPHLRSFRDGWRHLRFIMLMSPLQLFFYPGMISIILGILLSGLFLLKDILAESHPITLGPIFGITTFACLQNLIILGEALVVFAYIAKLRLIQASIDVPNMFIEKLRKTMTLDRLLLGSIVGIGLTIIGSGSIGWNLYLNYINGYFTPFYTKLGIFNFTVFIYFAMMFFASFFISGIEIE; from the coding sequence ATGGAGAAGAGAGAAAAGGGTTTAACCATAATCATTCCTTGTCTTAATGAGGAAAAGACTATTGAATACTGTGTGACTCAGGGGCTGGGCGCCCTCGCCAAGTACAAGATACCCGGAGAGGTGCTGGTTGTTGATAATGGCAGTGTGGATAGATCAGCGGAGATTGCCGAAAAGGCAGGCGCTAGGGTTATTAAGGAAACGGAAAAAGGCTACGGAAGCGCCTATTACTCCGGCATACGACATGCCAAATTTGACCATTGTTTAAAAGCCGACGCCGACGGTTCTTATGATTTCTACGAAATCAATCTTTTCTGGGATAAACTCCAGGAGGGGAAATGGGATATTATTCTTGGCAGCAGATTTAAAGGCAAGATTATGCCCGGTGCCATGCCATTTTCTCACAAGTACTTTGGAACGCCTGCCCTTACCATGCTAATCAACCTTATCTACAAAAGCAAACTGAGCGATATAAATTCCGGTATGCGTGCTTACCGCACCCAGACAATGCTGGATCTTAATTTGAAATGCAAAGGGATGGAATTTGCCTCGGAAATGCTGGTGAAGGCCCTTAAGAAAGGTCTGAAAATCCTTGAGGTCCCCATAACATTGCATAAAGACAGAAGGGAAGGAAGGCCTCATCTAAGGTCTTTCAGGGACGGCTGGCGACACCTGCGCTTTATAATGCTTATGTCTCCGCTTCAGCTATTCTTTTATCCGGGAATGATAAGTATTATTTTAGGGATACTTTTGTCAGGATTATTCTTGCTAAAGGATATCCTTGCCGAGTCGCATCCTATCACGCTGGGGCCGATTTTTGGCATAACCACCTTTGCCTGTTTGCAAAACCTGATAATTCTGGGTGAAGCCCTGGTTGTCTTTGCCTATATAGCGAAATTACGACTGATTCAGGCCAGTATCGATGTGCCTAATATGTTTATTGAAAAACTAAGAAAGACGATGACCTTAGATCGGTTGCTTTTAGGCTCTATTGTAGGAATAGGGCTGACTATAATAGGGAGCGGATCTATTGGATGGAATCTTTACCTCAATTATATTAACGGTTACTTTACACCTTTCTATACAAAGCTGGGTATATTCAATTTCACTGTTTTTATTTATTTTGCCATGATGTTTTTTGCCTCATTTTTTATTTCCGGAATAGAAATAGAATAA
- a CDS encoding class I SAM-dependent methyltransferase, which produces MSKFQVESYPLKPYEFSSHTLVSQIIRGAGQQILDIGCGSGTIEEITDARNNSFIGIDCIEPEKNQDRFKEFIIQDLEDGLPITKLKGRGFDYILLLDILEHLKNHTKLLQDVHQIADPDTKIIISVPNIANIYIRLSLLLGRFEYADRGTLDRTHLRFFTRSSFRRWVRDNHFVIEKQIYTNLPINEILKRRKSGLFLKVINHILHFFTNIFSGLLAYQLILVVKKK; this is translated from the coding sequence TTGTCAAAGTTTCAAGTTGAAAGTTATCCCCTCAAACCTTATGAATTTTCAAGCCATACATTGGTTAGTCAGATAATTAGGGGCGCCGGTCAACAGATACTGGATATTGGGTGTGGCTCCGGGACGATAGAAGAGATCACTGATGCAAGAAATAACTCATTTATTGGTATTGACTGTATTGAACCGGAGAAAAATCAAGATAGGTTCAAGGAATTTATTATTCAGGACTTAGAGGATGGCTTGCCAATAACAAAATTGAAGGGAAGAGGATTCGATTATATCTTGCTCCTCGACATCCTTGAACACCTAAAGAATCACACTAAATTACTTCAAGATGTTCATCAAATTGCAGATCCTGACACCAAAATCATTATTTCCGTCCCCAATATTGCCAACATTTATATAAGGCTTAGTCTGCTTTTGGGCCGATTTGAATATGCTGATAGGGGGACATTGGATAGAACTCACTTACGGTTTTTTACTAGGTCTTCTTTTAGGCGATGGGTGAGGGACAATCACTTCGTGATTGAGAAACAGATCTATACAAATCTGCCGATTAATGAGATTCTCAAAAGGCGGAAGTCGGGCTTATTTCTTAAAGTGATTAATCATATCCTTCACTTTTTTACGAATATATTCAGTGGTCTCTTGGCTTACCAGTTGATTTTAGTGGTGAAGAAAAAGTAA
- a CDS encoding nucleotidyltransferase domain-containing protein: MKTKPKTIKSVGPKYLEGNLDTKEKEAILSFVNFIIKKYRGKIEFIYLFGSKARGEERKGSDIDLLICVDKWKNRYLDEISDLSFNYILNYNILLSPIIYDKKEWLAENEAGTPFIRSIQREGIELWRRKKSTLRLK; the protein is encoded by the coding sequence TTGAAAACAAAGCCAAAAACAATAAAAAGTGTGGGACCAAAATATTTAGAGGGAAATCTGGATACAAAAGAGAAAGAGGCAATCTTAAGCTTTGTTAATTTTATTATAAAAAAATACCGCGGTAAAATAGAATTTATCTATCTCTTTGGTTCAAAGGCGAGGGGAGAAGAAAGAAAAGGAAGTGATATCGATTTATTGATCTGTGTAGATAAATGGAAAAATAGATACCTGGATGAGATTTCTGATCTTTCCTTTAACTATATCTTGAACTACAATATCTTATTATCTCCTATTATCTACGATAAGAAAGAATGGTTAGCTGAAAATGAAGCGGGAACACCTTTTATCAGAAGTATCCAAAGAGAAGGAATAGAGTTATGGAGGCGAAAAAAAAGTACATTAAGGCTGAAATAA
- a CDS encoding radical SAM protein, producing MKILFLNPPHIKDKKYIREGRCMQLTSSWATIWPPLTLMILASIAEEGGHKAEIFDANVEPLEFEAVDTLLEGVDVVVLNTAFPSIDSDLEVAKRIKKYNKAIIIISFGVYFTMLEEEAVPKDRSIDYSIIGEPEETFKELLVSLEKKTGQESIDGLMFFDKDGSLKKTAKRALIEDLDSLPKPNRSLINTEKYILPNNGETFTLINTSRGCPYSCTFCIVKVYYGRKIRRHSTEYILDEITECVDKYNIKNFLLWEEAFTLDRKVVNDFCNGLAERRLDIKWAVTTRADSLDIESLRLMKKMGCFLMGMGIETTSQKILDGAKKQQKIEDIERGIRLCKEVGLPVMGHFIFGLPGETKQTAEDTLKFIKKCDLDYI from the coding sequence ATGAAAATACTTTTTTTGAATCCTCCACATATAAAAGATAAGAAGTATATTCGAGAAGGACGCTGCATGCAGTTGACTTCTTCCTGGGCTACGATATGGCCCCCTTTGACTTTGATGATACTTGCCAGTATTGCGGAAGAGGGGGGGCATAAGGCTGAAATTTTTGATGCCAATGTGGAGCCCTTAGAATTTGAGGCGGTGGATACATTGCTGGAAGGGGTAGATGTTGTGGTCCTAAACACAGCCTTCCCTTCCATTGACTCTGACCTTGAAGTGGCAAAAAGGATAAAGAAATACAACAAAGCCATCATAATAATAAGTTTTGGTGTATACTTTACGATGCTCGAAGAAGAGGCTGTTCCTAAAGATAGAAGCATAGATTATTCTATCATTGGTGAACCCGAGGAGACCTTTAAAGAGCTGTTGGTCAGTCTGGAAAAGAAGACCGGCCAGGAATCAATTGACGGATTGATGTTTTTTGATAAGGATGGATCCCTCAAGAAAACAGCCAAACGTGCCCTGATAGAAGATTTGGATTCACTCCCTAAGCCGAACAGAAGCCTGATAAATACTGAAAAATATATCTTGCCTAATAATGGCGAGACCTTTACCCTGATAAATACTTCCCGTGGCTGTCCTTATTCTTGCACTTTTTGTATTGTAAAAGTTTATTATGGGCGGAAAATAAGAAGGCATTCCACGGAATATATCCTTGACGAGATTACTGAATGTGTTGATAAGTATAATATCAAAAATTTCCTTTTGTGGGAAGAGGCCTTTACCCTGGATAGAAAGGTGGTTAATGATTTTTGTAATGGACTGGCAGAAAGAAGATTGGATATAAAGTGGGCAGTTACCACCAGGGCGGACTCCCTTGATATTGAATCTCTGCGTCTAATGAAAAAGATGGGATGTTTTCTGATGGGTATGGGGATTGAAACTACTTCTCAGAAGATTTTGGATGGGGCGAAGAAACAGCAAAAGATCGAAGACATTGAACGTGGTATCCGTTTGTGTAAAGAGGTTGGTTTACCGGTTATGGGTCATTTCATCTTCGGCTTGCCTGGCGAAACCAAACAGACTGCCGAGGATACCCTCAAGTTTATCAAGAAGTGCGACCTTGACTATATTTAA
- a CDS encoding GDP-L-fucose synthase: MSFWKDKRVMVTGGAGFLGSYVVDKLNNRGAKEIFIPRHRDFDLTKEADVIKLYDSFKADIVIHLAAVVGGIGANRENPGKYFYDNLMMGAMLMEYAKQNKVNKFVALGTICAYPKFTPVPFKEENLWNGYPEETNAPYGLAKKMMLVQSQAYREQYGFNSIFLLPVNLYGPGDNFNPASSHVIPALIKKCLDAINQGEKEIVVWGTGRATREFFYVEDCAKGILLATERYNKSEPVNLGAGMEISIKDLVALIVKLTGFKGKIIWDATKPDGQPRRCLDVSKAEAEFGFKAKMDFEEGLRRTVEWYKNRVTDRRQ, from the coding sequence ATGTCTTTCTGGAAAGATAAGAGGGTTATGGTTACAGGTGGGGCGGGTTTCTTAGGATCTTATGTGGTAGATAAATTAAATAATCGCGGGGCTAAAGAGATTTTCATCCCCAGGCACAGAGATTTCGATCTAACCAAAGAGGCAGATGTAATAAAACTCTATGATAGCTTTAAAGCGGATATAGTAATCCATTTGGCCGCGGTCGTGGGTGGTATTGGCGCCAATCGGGAAAACCCTGGTAAGTATTTCTATGATAATTTGATGATGGGCGCTATGCTTATGGAGTATGCCAAGCAAAATAAGGTAAATAAGTTTGTTGCCTTAGGAACTATCTGTGCTTATCCTAAATTCACACCTGTTCCCTTCAAGGAAGAAAATCTCTGGAATGGTTATCCTGAGGAGACCAATGCCCCGTATGGTCTGGCTAAAAAGATGATGCTGGTTCAATCCCAGGCATATAGGGAGCAATATGGATTTAATTCTATTTTTTTGCTCCCGGTTAATCTCTATGGTCCAGGAGACAACTTTAACCCCGCCTCCTCCCATGTTATCCCGGCCTTGATCAAGAAATGCCTTGATGCCATTAATCAGGGTGAAAAAGAAATCGTGGTTTGGGGGACAGGCAGGGCAACCAGAGAGTTCTTCTATGTGGAGGACTGTGCCAAGGGAATCCTCCTGGCCACCGAGCGCTATAATAAGAGTGAACCAGTCAACCTCGGGGCTGGCATGGAGATATCCATCAAGGATTTAGTGGCTTTGATCGTCAAGCTAACCGGATTTAAAGGGAAAATCATCTGGGATGCCACTAAGCCGGATGGACAGCCCAGAAGGTGTCTGGATGTCTCTAAGGCAGAAGCTGAATTTGGTTTTAAAGCCAAGATGGATTTTGAAGAAGGGCTGAGACGGACCGTAGAATGGTACAAGAATAGGGTGACCGACAGACGCCAATAA